The genomic segment TTCAGAACGAGGATCTGcccaaagaaaatatttaatgttttgttttgtttattcaTTGGGATATACTGATGGGCAAAACCACCTAAATTGATGTAAAAATTATCATTCCAGGAAGCTTGTGTAAACCttgtaaaataaaaatgttCGAGAACCGTTAGTTCTTTTTTATTCTCTGATAATTAGCGCAGCAATTTCATGTGTATAGTAGCGACAAATTAAAAGTCAGGCAAAGTTATCGACTCTCATGTTAAGGAATATGGGAAAAACCTGATACATATTAATATATGTTTGTAACAATGTAGATCTAGTTGTTTAGTGTTTCACCGGACCTTCTTGTTATATGTGTATCTCGAACTATTCTTTTTAGTTATCCTTCTTGACCGGAgaagttattatttttttaaaactttaccttatcaaaaaaaaaaaaaagggaaggtattagttTTTTAAATTCTACCTTATTTTGccaacttttatatatattctagTAGTCAGACTTATGTTCATAATTGGTTGGTGTTCTTTTGAGCTGCCTTATTCAGAATGATCTTCTGACAAAATTTTCAGACAGCTATTCCAATTCAAAGACTGGGAATTCTGGCGTATGGCTTCTAGGCGGAATATTAATTACAGTCGTCTTgctgttgatgaagatgatgactatTATGGAAATTCTGGCAAGCGAGCTGACCCTAGATTTGATTATTCACCTAAATCGTTAGATAGAATTCCCTGGAAATCCATTGCCCTTGCTCTATTTCTGCTTTTTCTGGGATGTCTGCTTCTCTTGTTATCATATTTTATCTTATCTGGTCATATGGGAGGAGAGCGTTCCCAAGCATATGGTCTCCTTGGACTTGGAATCCTCACTTTTCTCCCTGGTAAGTCAAAAACCTTCCTTAAGCAGCAACACTTTTCTCCAAAATTGTTCGAGATATCTTAGTTGAGAGTGTAGTCATTCATTAAATCCAGAATCAAGTTACGGCTGCACCATTTATTTGACAGAGTGAGTACCAGTTTGCATGAACAAGGTAACTTCCATTGAATTTGTAAGCACAATAGTTAGGTGAGATAGCAAATGGCAGGGCTACTTGTTACTATATTTGTCCTCTCTGTAGTGATTGTAGATCTGCACTTGAAAATGGTCGTATTTGATGATGTGTTGGGAGGTCCATAGTGTGTAAACTTCTAGATTTACTAAATTATGTTTGGATTTTACGTTGAgtcattttttcttcattttgtttgACATTCTGAGTTTAATACTGAGTCCGCGTCTTGTCATTTCAAGTTCTTTATTCAAGTTTAATTTTCGCTTTTTCATTAATTGATTAGGCAACTTCCAACGATCAACTTTGACGTTAATAATTACTTGCAGGTTTTTATGAGACTCGGATTGCGTATTACTCTTGGAGAGGTGCTCAAGGTTATCGATTTACTGCAATCCCTGACTATTGACGTCTTCATATTTCATGTAAACTCTGAATAGAGTTACTAGTTTCTATAATGAGTTTTGTGATAGATTCTAGCACTCATTTTGTTCTTTACATTTCAAATAACTTCTGAATATAGTTACTGGTTTTCGTAACGAGTTTACGGCATTTCTTTGTCCTAGTCTCTTACAAAAATTTTATTGTCGATTGTAATTTTGTTCATTATGTACTTTTGTATGATCGGCGCGACGGCGCCTGTGTGGTGTATTCAATACATCAGATTCTATAGTATGAAGGAGTAAATTCAGGCGTTATGGTTCTTGGTTCTTTGACGTGCATACCTTATGGTTTGATACTTTCGAACTTCCAATTTGAGAGAGGATGTTTCAAACTTGATTTATATTTGAAGCAAAAATCATTGACGAAAGTGTGGTGAACAAGTTACTTTGTTTACATGTTACTACtaagatatacaaatatattcttgaagaaaatataacTGCCTCTTATGTGAGCAAAGCAGCtagtttcaagaaaaagaagagagttGTGGTAGGTTTCTGGGGCGATGTCAAAATAATGAGATTATGACGAATCATTTGAATACTGAAATACTTGAATACAGCATTTTTAGTACAGACGGTTTATACATCGAATTTAACAAGCTTTTGtctagtttgggattgaggcaTAATTGATACTACAATAAAACAAATGAAGCGAAAATGCGTTACTTTGTTTGGAAGACGTGCTTTTGTTTCTCGTTGCTCCGGTCTCAATACAATTGTGCTATCCTCTATGCGTGCAGAAACCCGGGCAACCATTTTCCTATGTGCTATTCGCTAGCACATCTAGGGCCTTGGTTTCCAACTCAGTTGGAGAGGCCTAGCCTAGTCTAGCCCAAGTAACGCTCAAAAGCCACATGCTTTTCTTGTCGGACCAACTCAACTAACAGTTTCTGACAAGTCTTTCTGAATTGGAAGAGTAATTATATCGATGCTAAATTTAAATCAACCTCAAATCTATTTCTATAGATTCTATACTTCTAACTAACATGCTGACACCGCCAAGGGGTGTGgcggaaaaattgaaattgtcTAACTTTTACGAAGTCTCATGTTCGAACTTTGAGAGTTGGTGTTTATGCTAACAACATCAAGCCGATTTCTTGgttgttcttttgttttctattttataaTCGTGGTGTCGCATCTCAACTAATTCTACGAGGTACCTATTATCTCGCATCAACGTATATACTGATGGACCAACATAAAAATTGGATAACTCTGTCCGCCACTACCTGCCACCAACACGTATACTGGTGGACAAACACGAATATCAAATAACTTTGTCCACCTAAATTTGGAAATATGTGAAGAAATCACctaatatttcttaatttttcctAGGACTCAAAAAGTCATAAATCCTCAATACACACATAGTGACTCAAGAAAGTACCAAATATAAGTTGATGCTTCACAAAAGCTGCTAAAACTGAAGCAAAAGCAATGCTGCATTCCATTTGCTTAGCATCTCCACTTCACAACAGTCACTTTCCCCCTCCAAAATTCAACAATGTCCAAACACCCACTTCACAAATCCCAAACACTAACCTTATCTACCATTTCAACACTCCATTAGAACTCAAACAAGCTATTACCATTCTCATTAAAACCAATAAACCTCTGACACTTCTCCCACTGCCACGTGTCGCTTCCATATGTGCCCTCACACCAAACTTCCCTTTTGCTCAACAAATTTTCAACTATATAAACCAACCCCAAATTCCTTTATGGAACACTTGTTTAAGAAATCTTGCTGAGGGTAATAATGTAATTGATGCAATTTTCTTGTTTCATCAAATGATTAGTTACAATGTAGTACCTGATAGTTTTACTTGTTCTTTTGTGCTTAAAGCTTGTGTGCATTTACTAGATATTTATAATGGGAAAATTGTTCATGGATATGTAGAGAAACTTGGGTTTCAATcaaatttagttttaattaaTGCATTGATACATTTGTATGGTAGTTGTGGAGCAATGGATGATGCCTTCCAActgtttgataaaatgcctcAAAGAGATATCGTGTCTTGGAATATAATGATTACGCAATTAGCGAAAAAGGGTGATGTTGATGGGGCGTTTGAATTGTTTTCGCGAATGCAGGAGAGAAATTTAAGGTCTTGGACTGCTATGATTACCGGTTTTGTTCATTGTGGGAAGGCTAAAGAGGCTATTAGGCTATTTATAGAAATGGAAGAAATGGGGTTGAGGGCGAATGAGGTTACTGTAGTGGCTGTTCTTGCAGCTTGTGCTGATTTGGGTGAACTTGAATTGGGAAGGAGGATTCACGAGTATTCGAATGAGAGTGGGTTTAGAAGAAACGTTCACGTTTGTAACACGTTAATTGACATGTACATTAAGTGTGGATGCTTAGAGGCTGCAAAATATGTTTTTGAAGAAATGAAGGAACGAACAATTATATCGTGGTCAGCCATGATACAGGGTTTAGCTATGCATGGACAGGCGGATGAAGCATTAGAACTCTTTAACGAGATGATCAAAAGTGGAATGAGACCTAATGAGGTGACGTTTCTTGGAATCTTGCACGCTTGTAGCCATATGGGGTTGATCAACGAGGGGCGAGAATTTTTTGCTAGCATGAGTAGAGACTATAAAATTTCACCCCAAATCGAGCATTATGGTTGCATGGTTGATCTTTTAAGTCGTGCTGGACTTCTTCAAGACGCATATGAGCTCATCACTAGCATGCCTATTAAGCCGAATGCTGTCATATGGGGTTCTTTTCTTGGTGGAtgtaaaattcaaaaaaatgtgGAAATGGCTGAGGAAGCTATGAGGCAGTTAGGTATATTAGACCCTTTTAACGACGGATACTACATTATTATGTCAAATATTTATGCAGAAGCTAAGCGTTGGGAAGATGCAGCAAGGGTGAGGAAGTTGATGAAAGATCGAGGAGTAAAGAAAACTCCAGGTTGGAGTACAATAACTATAGCAGGAGGAACACATGAATTTGTGGCCGGAGATGATAACCATCCTCAGGCTGAAGAGATCTTTAAAAGATGGGACAAACTGTTAGAACAAATGAGGTTAAAAGGATATGTACCGAATACTTCAGTGGTTCTACTAGACATGGAAGAGAgtgagaaagaaaaatatttgtatcGCCATAGTGAGAAATTGGCCCTTGTTTTCGGTTTGATGAACACAAAATCAGGAGAGACAATCAGAATAATGAAGAATCTTCGCGTTTGTGAAGACTGTCATGCTGCTTTCAAAGTAATATCAGGAATTGTCGAGCGAGAGATAGTTGTGCGCGATAGGAATAGGTTTCATTGTTTCAAAGATGGCCTTTGTTCTTGTAAGGACTATTGGTAGCAAAATCTTGCACTTGGAGAGCTTTTGTTTACTGCAATATATGCTTCTTGATTCAAATGAAAGCAATAAAATTTCCAATACAAggtcaaaatgttttttttttttttcggtaaCTACTGTAAAATTACCATAACCTCCACCCCCAAGCCACCTTCTAGGAAGAGTGCTTAGAAGTGATAGGCCTCCAACAGAAAGAAAACTAATTACAAATCAGTTTTTGTATCAAAGTATTGCAACCATGAGCTCTCTTGGACATCCTAAGAAAGGTCTAATCTTTCTGAAACTTCCTTCTTGACCTGAGCTGTgactatgagcccgtttggattggcttatagcttaaaAATGTTTTGCTacttataagtaaaaaaaataagtgtgcttataaacttataagctcgctttagataaactaagttaaatgggtccaattatttttttgagccttattttaagacaaaatgactttaagtttttacccaaacactcaaaaaaaaaagcttgacttataagccaacttataagccaatccaaacgggctctatatcAGTGTGTAAACACATTTGTATCAAAATGTGTTTGTTTTTTATAATTGAGAAATCCTTAAGGGTCAGCTGTCGCACGGTTTGAAACTCGGGAGATAATGGGGGCTTGGTTGAAATGTAATTTGTTGATGCTTGATTCTTGTCACTCATTTTTATTGACCAGACAAGGATTAAAAAAACATCATTTCAGAATTTATCAGCAacgtctttttttaaaaaattaacaaaagaaGATACAATATAATCATAACTTGCCAATAGTTAAGAGAATACACACTAGTGCTCTTAATCAAGAAGTTCAAGCATTAGAAAGAAACTGGGAAGATCTATAAATAAGTTAAAACATCGAATATTCATAAAGAAATGCAACATATAAATCCCAAGACAATAGGCAAGGATAAGAGCTCATTTGAGATGGATGATAATGGAAGGGTCACATTGCATCAGTTTCCTAATTATAAGGACCAGTCTACAATTTAGCATTTTGTTTTTACTGTAGCGTGTTTAATTTTGGGATATGTCgatagagaaaatgacaaaaatggtcccctATGGttgagggtaggttcaaaatGGTCCCCTTAAGTATGCAAtgaacagttttggtcctttacgTTTGCCAAAAGTTAATACTATTGATCTCCGTAATTTACTGAATTctatttgttagatttgacataacaattcaaataaatatttaaccaatacacaaaaaaagttccttcaaatcctaaaatatgcaaTACAAAAAACTACACTAGATactgaaaagattttttttttataaaagaagaagtaaataaataaaaatagaaaaaactgCAAAAACTGTACTCTAAATATGAGACCCCTAATGTTTTTCATATTTCCGGTCAAATCTAACTGACAGagtttgataaatatttgaCTAAGATTAAAAGTGTTAGTTTTTGACAaaatttaaaggaccaaaactgtaagtgcatacttaaggaaCTATATTTTGAACCCTCAAACATAAgtgaccatttttgtcattagAAAAGattaaacatttttttgcacggattgcccttcgtttggggtggtctttaaattttgcccctcaaatttgtggtctttaaattttgccttcatatttgtggtctttaaattttaccctttgcttggaaagatgagcgaatacatgacgttttgggttcgaacccccgctcgcataaaaaaaaaaaaattcgcaaggaaGGATCGGGGGAGTGTATTCGGATCCaagatacaatctttaagaaaaagttaaagttatgcggGATCCTAAGATAACTAAATGTCTGCCCTTCAAGAAACTAAAAGTACgcccggcagacttttagttaaacataactaaaagtttgggAGGggccaaaatttaaactttgccttataaggcaagcGGTAGTTTACTCATAACGTGgttttggacaaaaaaaaagttcgtAGTTTATAAAGATGCTTTAAGGATTAATTGGCTCGAAATATGGACTTGAAGTGATCTCGCTTTGTTTAGATTCTAAAGAGTGTACATATTTGAAGGTATCGGGAAGATATTACGTGggaattgaaaaagaaattaagtacATCATTCGATTCAATATTTACATAGGTTTGTACGGATGTTTGTAACTTCGTTCTAACACGAGTTGAAGtggttacaaaaaaaaatatatatatgcttcaagacaaagtttgcccataaaaGGCGTAAGTATCTTTCCGTCGCATAAGTTTGGTAATTCtaaacaagtttatgccgatgggggcatactttaaTGGGAAAACTTTTATCGgatcggcataaacttgtgaaggaattatcaaagttatgcggaaccgcatacttatgctaagtacgcccataaggcataagtatgcggtccgtatactttgctaattccttcacaagtgtacgataagggcatagcgaaatttaaactcgtcttgcgaatttttttttaaaattttagtgtgggggttcgaacctgaaaccCATGggatttagcgaagggcaaaatttaaagatttcaattatgaggggcaaaatttaaagaccaccccaaaagaagggcaattctgcgaattgcccaagaTTAAAtggtttcttctcttcttttttctttttggcccAATATTGGATTTCCAAAGGTTTGATTTTTACAATACTGTTCAATTTCCTAATTTTGATGGTATTTTGCAGAAATGGGGTCTTGTAAAGGTCTAAGAGCTACACTAATGGTGTACAGAAATCTACTTAAAGCACTGAAAAAACATATAGGGAAGGAAGAGCATAAGGTTCATTTCACTGATTTCACCAGGGAAGAATATAAATCTTGAATATCCAAAAGACTCTTCTTTTACTCAGCAAAGAATTAAGCTTGCTCGAAATTATACTTATCTTCTCAACAGTATCCATCATCATAAGGTACATTTATCCTCAATTTTTGTTGCATTGTCTTTTTGTTCGTGGTATATTTTTTGACTGCTACAGCgaaatgttattatagagaacatataataaGTATAACATAAAATGTAAGAGCCGTTCCACAAAAGACATGGCTATTATAGTGAAATTTTGTTATAGAGGatgactgttatagagaggtctgacggTACAAAGTTAATCATAACTCTTTATTATAGTGTTAGTAATGGAAGAAATATACTATCAAACCTCTCTATGCCAATTAGGGctgttcacggttttggttaaaaccacaaccaaatcgaaaatttaaccaaatcgATAAAAaatcgacatttggtttggttttgtttgatttagttttaaattttaaaaaccgataatatttggtttggttatggttctattaaaacataaccaaataaataaccgaaccaaaccgataaattatatacataaattttataattatttatatgtataatattagtttttcataaataattatagatattttataccttttaatcattaatttgatttttggtctacttatttcacatgattgttcaaggcccatgtttttaagaatatgtccaagcccatatatttaagtcttttaactcttttaagtgtaaacctactaacagaagctcacgttagagtctaatgtctttaatttaaatttttatcctttctttgtcagccatttgattttagattgtttcttcttttttttcgaatttataccttcttcatttttcttgtcGAATGGGTCCTAAACTTCGAGAACATCGCATTTCTTTCGCAACTCGCATGGTAATGcctaatacttcttccgtgggtaatcctcctaaaaagcAGAAAAGAACAACTCCTTATAGTCGAGACCCTAGCCTTGGGGACAATGATAGGAAAACATctaaagtttgggatcattacacaaagttttttcaataaaatgagaaaattgaGGGTAAAATGCAATCGCCCCAAAGTTTGAGATcgttacacaaagtttttttatttcatatattttaattttaattttaggtagtctttatattaattaatatgtatatttgtaacagcaactaaaagctcctatgctctattttatttccaggtatgtgtattaagatgacaaaaatggtgcagcCACTATTAagtttttagctctatatgtaatagtttagcaactttgggtaacttgagtactacactatcactaatagtgaaaatgtttctatgatgtatgttccaccttaaactataaataaaagttatcgtttgaacaaaaaaaaaagacatgtctttttcaactttttaatgtttctTGATAAGTCCTACCGTTTAATCATAAAccaaaaaatcgaaccaaaccgacaataaccaaaccggtggttattattttatttggtttggttatggttttagacatttaaaaaccgactaaattggtttggttatggttttaatcaataaccgacccaaaccgaaccatgaacacccctaatgACAATGCCATTTGTCTAGATAGTTTTTGGCTGCTATAACGAATGGTTGtaatagagaacatataatatatcgGTTCCAACTGTTATAGTGTAATTTTGTTACAGAGGatgactgttatagagaggtatgACCAGTGGCGGAACtagaattttcactaaggggtGTCAAAGTATAAAAAAGTAAAGATACGATGAAATTAAGGGGATTCAACACATAGTATGcatacataaaaaattatttttacgtATTTACATAGTGTAATCTTCCAGCGAAGGGGTGTCGGACACCCCTTGGTtgcatgtggctccgccactgggtCTGACTGTACAAAGTTAATAATAATGCTTTATTATAGTGTTAGTAATGGAATAATATATGAAAACAAttgttaaaaattaattaaaacttaGTTTAAGAGGCTTTTTAAAAGTATTAGATAAATTTGGATTAGAagtctatgtatatatgaaatCTCTAGTCGGCTTATAATGTTTTAATTTACTTAGTTAAGGCGTATAGCCGAGCGAATTGTAAGTTTTTTCATAAGGTAGTGAGAGAGCAATAATGTTATGTGGATTGAATGTTTAGCCTTTAAGGCCCAATGCACCtacaagattagaactcacgAAAATGTCGATGTTGAAACGTATGTGGTGGGACACTATGATAAT from the Lycium ferocissimum isolate CSIRO_LF1 chromosome 11, AGI_CSIRO_Lferr_CH_V1, whole genome shotgun sequence genome contains:
- the LOC132036137 gene encoding uncharacterized protein LOC132036137; the protein is MASRRNINYSRLAVDEDDDYYGNSGKRADPRFDYSPKSLDRIPWKSIALALFLLFLGCLLLLLSYFILSGHMGGERSQAYGLLGLGILTFLPGFYETRIAYYSWRGAQGYRFTAIPDY
- the LOC132036818 gene encoding pentatricopeptide repeat-containing protein At5g66520-like, which translates into the protein MLHSICLASPLHNSHFPPPKFNNVQTPTSQIPNTNLIYHFNTPLELKQAITILIKTNKPLTLLPLPRVASICALTPNFPFAQQIFNYINQPQIPLWNTCLRNLAEGNNVIDAIFLFHQMISYNVVPDSFTCSFVLKACVHLLDIYNGKIVHGYVEKLGFQSNLVLINALIHLYGSCGAMDDAFQLFDKMPQRDIVSWNIMITQLAKKGDVDGAFELFSRMQERNLRSWTAMITGFVHCGKAKEAIRLFIEMEEMGLRANEVTVVAVLAACADLGELELGRRIHEYSNESGFRRNVHVCNTLIDMYIKCGCLEAAKYVFEEMKERTIISWSAMIQGLAMHGQADEALELFNEMIKSGMRPNEVTFLGILHACSHMGLINEGREFFASMSRDYKISPQIEHYGCMVDLLSRAGLLQDAYELITSMPIKPNAVIWGSFLGGCKIQKNVEMAEEAMRQLGILDPFNDGYYIIMSNIYAEAKRWEDAARVRKLMKDRGVKKTPGWSTITIAGGTHEFVAGDDNHPQAEEIFKRWDKLLEQMRLKGYVPNTSVVLLDMEESEKEKYLYRHSEKLALVFGLMNTKSGETIRIMKNLRVCEDCHAAFKVISGIVEREIVVRDRNRFHCFKDGLCSCKDYW